One region of Chloroflexota bacterium genomic DNA includes:
- the mrdA gene encoding penicillin-binding protein 2: MNESGILKNQVTGWRILAFIIAIALIFSLYIVRLVNLQVVSYEEHIALAEENRISEISLPTLRGVIYDRNGIVLARNIASYDVSILPAELPDDPGEIQEIFRELSEIIDVPVNQGEISIETPYVPCVSEHGIAQLADYGITSTPYRTVKIKCNVDRTLAMIIEENAVDWPGVLIEIEPIRDYPTGSLTASIIGFLGPISEATETYYRERGFIPNRDKIGYAGIESYFETILRGKPGKRVVEVDVAGQIVRDIHPPIAPIPGQNITLTIDTRLQEATEAVLLGEIGGWNAYFNELRITSGVAIAMNPQTGEILSMVSFPTYENNRMARIIPAYYYQQLLADVRDPLLNHAVGAELPAGSVFKLSTAVGALNEGVVTAEQVIDTPGTIVITEKFSPNDPGYQREFVDWNRAGFGQLDFLGGISNSSNVYFYKLGGGYKDEIPEGLGICRLGTYARALGYGSYPGIELPDASDGTIPDPTWKRIAHGENWAIGDTYIASVGQGFVIATPLQVLMSAATIANDGVLMRPTLVHEIIDANGIVVQSFEPDVRWDITQDPVIDIFNEPVEPGGCEAKLTGEQTTVAPWVVQKVQEGMRLAVTQGTLSIDAVGFQKLDIAAAGKTGTAEYCDEFAAEKNLCKPGNWPTHAWTVAYAPYDNPEIAVVAFVYNGGEGASVAGPVVRRVIEAYFELKSIDVALGTP; the protein is encoded by the coding sequence ATGAACGAATCAGGTATTCTCAAAAATCAAGTCACGGGATGGCGTATTTTAGCGTTTATTATCGCGATTGCGTTGATATTTTCCCTGTATATTGTGCGGCTGGTCAATCTTCAGGTGGTTAGCTACGAAGAGCATATTGCCCTGGCCGAAGAAAACCGCATCAGCGAGATCAGCTTACCCACCCTGCGCGGCGTGATCTACGACCGAAATGGAATTGTGTTGGCACGCAATATCGCTTCATACGATGTCTCAATCCTGCCCGCAGAACTTCCCGATGATCCGGGGGAAATTCAGGAAATCTTTCGCGAACTCTCCGAAATCATTGACGTGCCAGTCAACCAGGGAGAAATCTCTATCGAAACGCCCTATGTACCGTGTGTTTCTGAGCACGGCATTGCTCAACTGGCCGACTATGGCATCACCAGCACGCCCTACCGCACAGTGAAAATCAAGTGCAATGTTGATCGCACGCTGGCAATGATCATCGAAGAAAACGCCGTAGACTGGCCTGGCGTTCTCATTGAAATTGAACCGATACGCGATTATCCGACTGGCTCACTGACCGCATCCATCATCGGTTTTTTGGGCCCCATCTCGGAGGCCACCGAAACCTATTATCGCGAACGCGGCTTCATCCCCAATCGGGACAAGATCGGCTATGCGGGAATTGAAAGTTATTTCGAGACCATTCTGCGCGGCAAGCCGGGCAAACGCGTGGTGGAGGTGGATGTTGCCGGACAAATTGTGCGCGATATTCACCCCCCGATTGCACCCATCCCCGGACAAAATATCACCCTGACCATTGATACGCGCCTGCAAGAAGCTACCGAAGCGGTTTTGCTGGGCGAAATCGGTGGTTGGAACGCATATTTCAATGAGCTAAGAATTACCAGCGGTGTAGCCATTGCCATGAATCCCCAAACCGGGGAAATCCTCTCCATGGTTTCATTCCCGACTTATGAGAATAATCGTATGGCGCGCATTATTCCAGCCTATTATTACCAGCAACTCCTGGCTGATGTGCGCGACCCGCTGCTGAACCATGCGGTGGGCGCCGAACTCCCGGCGGGTTCTGTCTTCAAGCTTTCTACAGCAGTGGGCGCGCTCAACGAGGGGGTGGTTACTGCCGAGCAGGTCATCGATACACCCGGTACGATTGTCATCACCGAGAAATTCAGCCCCAACGACCCCGGTTACCAGCGCGAATTTGTAGACTGGAACCGGGCTGGGTTTGGGCAACTCGATTTTTTGGGCGGCATTTCAAATTCCAGCAACGTTTATTTCTATAAACTCGGTGGTGGCTACAAAGACGAAATCCCCGAAGGTCTTGGTATCTGCCGTTTGGGAACCTATGCCCGCGCCCTGGGTTACGGTTCATACCCTGGCATTGAACTTCCCGACGCATCGGATGGCACCATCCCCGACCCCACCTGGAAGCGTATTGCCCACGGCGAAAACTGGGCGATCGGCGATACCTATATTGCCAGCGTGGGTCAGGGCTTTGTCATTGCTACCCCCTTGCAAGTGCTTATGTCGGCAGCAACCATCGCCAACGACGGCGTGCTTATGCGTCCTACTCTGGTACACGAAATCATCGACGCGAATGGCATAGTAGTACAGAGCTTTGAACCCGATGTTCGTTGGGACATTACCCAAGACCCGGTGATCGATATTTTCAATGAGCCTGTAGAACCGGGGGGGTGTGAAGCCAAACTAACCGGCGAGCAAACCACGGTAGCCCCTTGGGTTGTTCAAAAGGTGCAAGAAGGGATGCGACTGGCTGTAACCCAGGGCACACTTTCCATTGACGCGGTCGGCTTCCAAAAGCTTGATATTGCCGCCGCAGGGAAAACCGGCACCGCCGAATATTGCGATGAATTCGCAGCTGAAAAAAATCTCTGCAAACCGGGCAACTGGCCCACACATGCCTGGACGGTGGCCTACGCACCCTACGACAACCCAGAAATTGCCGTCGTCGCATTCGTTTATAACGGCGGTGAAGGCGCCAGTGTTGCCGGGCCAGTGGTGCGGCGTGTCATCGAAGCGTATTTTGAGCTTAAATCGATTGATGTCGCCCTGGGCACGCCATAG
- the mreC gene encoding rod shape-determining protein MreC: MNPKSRIPWPTITLSLIAVGLVILALGGYLTPLSRLTLSPVIAVQTWVSERFQAVQFYLSAPRDVAQLTRENEALNAEVAHLQTQIIELQQQLGEFRILSALLDFARAYPEYQYVGASVIGRDPSPFVKYIHINRGSDDGLRRGMPVVTQQGLVGRISQVTASAALVQLITDPSVTVNVRLEPTRAEAILSGSITGDIGLDLIPQAVTIEPGELVLTSGLGGNYPPNILIGQVTGVRSQDYDLFQSASMQPVVDFSNLEIVLVITNFQPVDLSPLIPTPGAP; this comes from the coding sequence ATGAACCCCAAATCAAGAATACCGTGGCCAACGATTACACTTTCGTTGATCGCGGTTGGCCTGGTGATATTGGCTTTGGGTGGTTATCTTACACCACTGTCACGGTTGACACTCTCTCCGGTTATCGCTGTGCAAACCTGGGTTTCGGAACGCTTCCAGGCGGTGCAGTTTTATCTGAGTGCGCCGCGCGATGTAGCCCAACTCACCCGTGAAAACGAAGCTCTTAACGCCGAAGTCGCCCATTTACAAACCCAAATTATCGAACTGCAACAACAACTTGGCGAATTTCGTATCTTATCGGCATTGCTTGATTTCGCCCGCGCGTATCCCGAATATCAATACGTTGGTGCCAGCGTTATTGGGCGTGATCCCAGCCCCTTTGTAAAATATATTCATATCAACCGCGGCTCCGATGACGGGTTGCGCCGCGGCATGCCCGTGGTAACGCAACAAGGCCTGGTGGGGCGAATTTCGCAAGTCACGGCTTCGGCTGCGCTTGTGCAATTAATTACCGATCCATCCGTTACTGTGAATGTGCGTCTGGAGCCTACACGCGCTGAAGCAATTCTCTCTGGCTCGATTACCGGCGATATTGGCCTGGATTTGATTCCTCAGGCTGTAACCATTGAACCCGGAGAGTTGGTACTCACCTCGGGGTTGGGTGGCAACTACCCACCTAATATCCTCATCGGGCAAGTCACTGGCGTCCGCAGCCAGGATTATGACCTCTTCCAAAGTGCATCCATGCAACCCGTGGTCGATTTCTCCAACCTGGAAATCGTTCTGGTAATCACCAATTTCCAACCGGTTGATCTTTCCCCACTCATCCCCACGCCTGGCGCACCCTAA
- a CDS encoding rod shape-determining protein: MAFNPLNWLLGFFSLDIGIDLGTANTMVNVSGKGIVISEPSWVAIDKRTREPLAIGAEAKEMVGRTPANVLTVRPVRDGVISEFEITQAMLEYFIGKVHQQSIVPVPRPRVVIGIPAGVTKVEKRAVYDAAISAGAREVYLIEEPVAAALGAGLPISETRGSMVVDIGGGTSDVAILSMKGVVVSRSLRVAGDELDEDIIQYVRNKYNLLIGQRMAEHAKIAAGSAYHLPKEKTVRLRGRNLLSGLPEAIEVSSVELREAMSSSVQIIVDTVKDALDEAPPEIVADLMDMGICMAGGGSLLQGLDERLTSELNIRAWVAEDPMSCVARGAGIALENLPMWNSLFVGLGRDGRG; the protein is encoded by the coding sequence TTGGCATTTAATCCACTCAACTGGCTACTCGGATTCTTTTCGCTAGATATTGGCATTGATCTGGGTACTGCCAATACTATGGTCAATGTTAGCGGAAAAGGGATTGTAATTAGCGAACCTTCGTGGGTGGCGATCGACAAACGCACCCGTGAGCCGTTAGCGATTGGCGCAGAAGCAAAAGAAATGGTTGGCCGAACTCCGGCGAACGTACTCACCGTTCGTCCAGTTCGTGATGGTGTAATTTCAGAGTTCGAGATCACTCAGGCTATGCTGGAATATTTTATTGGTAAAGTGCACCAGCAAAGCATTGTACCGGTTCCCCGCCCCAGGGTGGTGATCGGTATTCCCGCGGGCGTCACCAAAGTTGAAAAGCGCGCCGTCTACGATGCCGCAATTTCAGCTGGCGCGCGCGAAGTCTACCTGATTGAAGAGCCGGTAGCCGCGGCCTTGGGTGCCGGTTTGCCAATTAGCGAAACACGCGGCAGCATGGTGGTCGATATTGGCGGCGGCACATCCGATGTGGCAATTCTCTCCATGAAAGGCGTGGTTGTATCGCGCTCGCTGCGTGTGGCTGGCGACGAATTGGATGAAGACATCATCCAATATGTGCGAAATAAATATAACCTGCTGATTGGACAGCGTATGGCTGAACATGCAAAAATAGCGGCCGGTTCTGCGTACCATTTACCCAAAGAAAAAACGGTGCGCCTGCGCGGACGCAATTTGCTCTCCGGGCTGCCTGAAGCTATCGAAGTTTCATCAGTTGAATTACGCGAAGCCATGTCGAGTTCGGTACAAATTATTGTTGATACTGTTAAAGATGCGCTGGATGAAGCCCCCCCCGAAATTGTGGCCGATCTGATGGATATGGGCATCTGTATGGCTGGCGGCGGCAGTTTGCTACAGGGCCTGGATGAGCGCCTGACGAGCGAGTTGAATATCCGTGCCTGGGTAGCTGAAGACCCCATGAGTTGTGTAGCCCGCGGTGCCGGCATTGCACTTGAAAATCTCCCCATGTGGAATTCGCTCTTCGTTGGGCTGGGGCGCGACGGCAGAGGATAA